From the Mya arenaria isolate MELC-2E11 chromosome 17, ASM2691426v1 genome, the window ACAGGCACATGCATGTCATATGTGTTCAGTTCAAAAACATATGCATGTAAAATGTGTTGTCACATACATCGAATGTGGGTTCATGTAAGTCACAAACATGGAATGTCGGTATATTTCACAGTCAAATGCAAGCTAAATTGGTCTATTTAACACTCACATACATGGAATGTGGGTTTATTTCACAGTCACATACATGAAATGTTGGTTCATTTCACAGTCACATgcatataatatgtgtttagTTCGAAGCCAtgtaaaattggtttatttcaCTGTCACGTGCATggaatatgcatttatttcatggacacattcatgtaaaattgatttattttactgtCAAATACGTTGAATGTGGGTTTATTTCACAGTCACATGAATGTCAAATTGCTTTACTTCACAATCAAATACATGGAAATGGGGCTATTtcacagtcacatgcatgtaatAAGTGTTGAATTGAACACTGCATGTGACTGTGAAATAGCCCCATTTCCATGTATTTGATTGTGAAGTAAAGCAATTTGAGTCACgtacatgtactacgggttaATTTCACAGTCGGATGCATGTACTTTGGGCTCATTTCACAGTcaaatgaatgtacttttagtTCATTTTACAGACATATCCATATACTATTggttcatttcacagacacATGCATGCACTACGGGTTCATTTAACAGACATATCCATGTACTACGGGTTTATTTCACAGATGTATGCATGAACTACGGGTTTAGTTCACAGATGTatgcatgtactacgggttcatttcacagatgtatgcatgtactacgggttcatttctcagacacatgcatgtactacgggttcatttcTCAGACACATGCaagtactacgggttcatttctcagacacatgcatgtactgcgggttcatttcacagacacatgcatgtactacgggttcatttcTCAGACACATGCATGCACTGCGGGTTCATTTCtcagacacatgcatgtactgcgggttcatttcacagacaTATGCGTGTACTATGGGTTCATTTCtcagacacatgcatgtactatgggttcatttctcagacacatgcatgtactatgggttcatttcacagacacatgcatgtactatgggttcatttcacagacacatgcatgtactacgggttcactTCACaggcaaatacatgtacaacggGTTTATTTCACAGACACTTACATATAATATTGGTTTATTTCACAGTTACTTGCATGTCTCATAAACAACTCATTTTTCATGGTATTATTTCAGATTGTGGTATAAAGCTTGTTTGGAATTGGTAACATTGATATAATCTCAAATGTGTTTCAGGCCCTTGATAAacacttttatattatttcgtaaaaaatgtaggttatatacttcaagaaatatttcttaaagtaGTCGTTTGTGCTGGGCTCATCTGTGTTCCATTTTTGTCGACAGGGACTCATTATGGCGGGCAAACTTTCACGACAACAGAAGGGTCAACTTGAAGATTGGATTGAACAAGGTCCGAAGACCTTCCGCTTGTTGTACGCTATCACACGCGATGGTTGCTCCGCGCAGACCTTCCACACAAAATGTGACAAACAAGGACCCACTGTGACTGTACTTTATAATCCCTCGGGGTCTGTGTACGGGGGATACACCTCAAAGAATTGGGATCAAACTGTGCCTGGTTTCAGGAGTGATGCAGCTGCATTTTTGTTCCAACTAGCCTTctctggaaaaaaaacaaagagaAGATTCTACCAAAAGTATCTATAGTCGGCCAGACGTAGGACTCTTATTTGGTTCAAATGATCTTTACCCATTCTTCGATACCGTGCAAGAATCAAAAGGTGTTTTCAAACTGAACGGAAACAACTCTTTTTCTGTGTACTATAAGATGGATGGAGTATCATCGTGGGCAGAGATTAACAACGGAAACTCGGTCGTCAATGAGCTTGAAGTGTATCAACTTACAGGTATaactatatttcatattaaataataaaatatgacaatgatgatgatgatgatgatgatgatgatgatgatgatgaacaatGATTAATTGTCTTGTTTTGATGTTCAAAAGGAAGGGAGCCAGACGCACCACTGGAGAGAAGCTGGCGAACTGTTCCTGACCTGAACATCAAGGTCTACACTTCTTCTTattagaacaaaaaaaaaatgtcacacgatattttaatcatttttttttaaattattttggggCATTTGgtatgaaattattaaaaagtaCAAATTAGAATCTAATATTACTACAATTAGACTTGTCCCCAAAATCACCAAAAATACATTGATTGATTTATatagtgtataattatgtataaagaatacaaacataaaattttcaataatttgtgaagttatttggtaaaatgagattgagattgagattgagactgagatttgattttttctttttgtaatattgaaGCCTGGATCTTGGTTTTctgtttaacataatttattatacagGCCTCACTGTGACcgttattttcaatttctttacaGACACTCTCTGAACTTACTACAGCAATTCAGAACCAAAAAACTCCAGGAAATGCTAAAATGGCCGGCTACAGGCTGACACTGATTGGACCTGTTGGTTCCGGCAAGTCAAGTTACTGTAACACGATAATGACCGCCTTCCAGGGCCGGGTTAGTCACAGGGCCGACTGTGGGAAAGGGGATACAAGCGTCACAAATACGGTATGTATAATGAAtgcaatgtaaaataattgattgtCTTTCATGTGCAAAACTCCAAACCGAATGGGTCATCAACGGTATTAAAGATAACAGTCCTGCTTGCAGTGTTGGGGTGTTTTAACAGAGTTTAGGTTTTTAACCCGTAGAAATAATAGAGTTGTTATCTAAGCCTGTGTTGTCGGCGTCTTCATCGTTGTGCAAACTTGGACATTCGCCAAAACCTCCATACCGTTACGAATATCAAAACCAATTTAGCACTCTAATATAGACTTCGTATCAATTTAAAAGCTTATTTGATTAAAGagtcattatttttgtatttccaGTATCACACATACACGGTAAGGACGGAGGCTTGTGGACTTCTGAGTTTCAAGCTGTGTGACACACGAGGAATATCAGACAAGGCATGCCTGGATTTGACGGAGTACAAGCATCTCTTAGAAGGACATATGCCAGAATATTATGATGTGAAGGTCAAAATAGTAATATGATTAAAAGTATTTACTTTTCTACAATTATAACATACGCCTTTCATCCAAagctttttaaaattaaaacttatttgcggcagtatatatgttgtataaaTGATATCAATTCTATCTTctcatatacaaaaaaaacttacttaaatattaaaacatttgtattaattgtggtaaatcttctttgggagtaagagtgcatctttaagaaaaatgggattctaataaaactttttattcaGCATATAggctacatgtatatgtctaattgttatccatccgACTGGCCTAATCGGGGACATTTGTCACTATCCATTACAGTTTAATCCTGAAGTAGAGTTATCACTGGACGATGTGTTATGTATGCTGACAAGCCTTTAAAAAAGCTAACTTAAGAGTGGAATGTAACCTACGGTGTCGAAGTAAATTGTAACCTCGCAATGGCGTTCTTTATCATTCTAATGTAATTGAATATGAGTACATAGCATATTTTTGCGACGAGGATTTAAAATGAACTCCACGTCTTTTATCACCACGGCACCAAGATTTTGACATTGAGCAGAATTCCACTGCAATATTGCCGTCCAAAGTTTACCGGTGTATCGGGAAATTATCTCCTCGAGTTTTCATCCGGGCTACAGTCAACTAGATTATCTGTATTTGTAAAATGGCTTTCGCAATTGGGAAAATTGACGTTTTCGATGGTAACGAATCATGGACTTGTTACAAAGAGAGACTTGAACAATATTTCATAGCTAATGAGGTTTCTAATGAGAAAAAAGTACCTGCGTTGTTGTCACTGGTAGGTGCCAGTACATATAAAATTTTACGAGATCTTGCAGCACCTACACTGCCGAAAGAGAAAACATTTGACGAACTGTGTACTTTATTGTCTGATCATTTTAATCCAAAACCTTTAACTATTGCGGAAAGATTTCGGTTCTATAAACGAGACCAGAGGCCAGATGAATCTGTCAAAGACTTTAACATAAGTTTGAGAAAATTAGCAGAACATTGTagttttggtgaaaatttgaatGATAGTCTAAGAGATAGGTTTGTGTGTGGATTGAAAACGGAAACTATCCAAAGGAAATTATTAACAGAAAAGGATCTTACCTATGAAAATGCAGTGAAAATCGCTATAGCTATGGAATCGGCAAATAAAGATGTGCAGGAATTGCATCGTAAGACAGAAACTGTTCATAAAGTTGTACATAGGCAGAAAGCGAAGAAAACTCAGAAAGTTCCCAATAGGCAGACAAAATGTTGTCATTGTTACAGATCTAATCACAACGCAAAAGACTGTAGATTTAAAAATGCTACATGCTTTCAGTGTAAAGGCAAGGGACATATAGTACCTGCTTGTCCCCAAAAGCAAAAGAAAGACTTCAAAGTCCACAATGTTGATGAAGAATCATCAGATGAAATTGAAGATTGTCTGTATAGTATGGAGGTGGACGCAAAGCGGCGTGCAAGGTCTGGGCCGATTTGGGTAAACCCTGCAATAAATGGCAAAGTGGTGAAGATGGAACTAGATACAGGGTCGGGTGTTTCAGTGATATCAAAGAGGGACTTTCAGAAATTGTTCCCAAATAAGAGACTGTTACCGACCAAGTTGGTACTGAAAACATACAGTGGTGAGCAAATCAATCCTTGCGGAATTATGAAATGTAAAGTGACATTAAACGAACAAGCAGAAGTTTTAGATCTGTATGTGGtggaaaatgaaaatagacCATTATTTGGAAGAGAATGGTTGAAAGTACTGAAACTAGATTGGTCTTCAATTAAAACTTTGCAAGTAGATAATGCAGAAGTAAAAGTCAAGgcattaaaagcaaaatacaaatCAGTCTTTAGCAAAGATTTAGACACGGTGAAAGGAGTCAAAGCACATTTGAAAGTGAAAGAAAACACAACACCAAAGTTTGTGAAAGCTAGAACTGTTCCATTTGCGATGAAGCCCAAGATTGAAAAGGAACTAGAGAAATTAGTAGATGATGGGGTATTGGAGAAAGTAACTCACAGCCAGTGGGCTACACCAATAGTTCCAGTGCCAAAGCCAAAAGATGATAGTATAAGAATTTGTGGTGACTTTAAAGTTACTGTCAATCCAGTATTGGACATTGATCATTATCCATTACCGCGGATTGAAGAGATCTTCGCATCTTTGGGGAAGGGCAAGAAATTTACGAAGATtgatttgaaaaatgcatatctTCAGATAGAAGTAGATGATGACAGTAAAGAAATGTTAACAATCAGTACGCACAAAGGACTTTTCAGGTACAACCGTCTTGTCTTCGGAATCGCATCAGCGCCTGCGATTTTCCAGAGAAATATTGAACAGATCATGGCGGATATTCCTGGGGTTCAAATAATCCTGGATGATATGATCATAACTGGAGAAACAAGTGAATTACACTTACAAACACTAGGGAGAGTGCTTCAGAGACTTGAAGAGTACAACCTTAGGGTAAATGAGGGAAAATGCGAATTCTTCAAGGACAAAGTTCAATTTTGCGGCCATGAGATTGATTCTCATGGTCTGCATAAGACTGGTGAAAAGATGCGTGCAATTGTTGATGCACCAGAGATCACGAATGTGAAACAGTTGAGGGCATTTCTTGGCATAGTGCAATATTACGCCAGGTTCCTACATAATCTGGCGACAATTCTTCACCCACTTCACCAGTTGCTGAAGAAGGACGTGAAATGGAAATGGACGCCTAAATGTGAAGATGCTGTCAAAACTGTTAAAACCATGATAACATCGGACCTGGTACTGATGAATTTTGACCCCACAATACCAGTTATTCTAGCATGTGATGCCAGTGCATATGGACTTGGAGCAGTGCTAAGTCACAAACTTCCGGATGGTACAGAGAGACCAATTGCTTTCGCATCCAGAACTTTAAATTCGGCTGAACAGAACTACAGTCAGATTGACAAAGAAGCTACAGCGTTGGTTTGGGGAGTGAAAAAGTTCCACACGTACTTGTATGGAAACAAGTTCACCCTGGTTACAGATCACAAGCCTCTTTTAGCAATATTCAGTCCCAGGAAAGGACTCAGTTCAACAACCGGGGCCAGGCTCCAACGATACGCACTGTTTCTCTCAGGATATATCTACGATATCCAGTACAAAAGCACAACATCTCACGGTAATTGTGACAGCTTATCGCGTCTACCATTGAAGGAGACTGAAATAAACAAGCTTGATGCAACAGAAGAGTTCTTGAACTCACTCATTGATAAGTTACCTGTGACCTGTTCTCAGATAGCTAGTGCTACAAGAAAAGACCCTGTTTTGTCCAAAGTGTATGAAATTGTATCTACAGGAAGCATTGGGGTCGATACTTCAGACTTGGAATTGAAACCATATTTGAACAGGCGAACAGAGTTATCTCTCCATCAGGGTTGTGTTATGTGGGGAAATCGTGAGATAATTCTGAGTTCCTTGAGAAATCAAGTAATGGAAGAGCTTCATTCGGGTCATGTTGGTATTGTGAAAATGAAGTCACTTGCCAGAAGTTATGCCTGGTGGCCAAATCTCGATTCAGAGTTGGAAGAACTAACAAAACACTGCTCTGGATGTATGGCTAATAGGCCAAGTCCTAAAGAATCACCAATTCACCCTTGGGAATTTCCAAAGAAACCATGGAGTAGGGTGCACATAGACTTTGCAGGTCCATTCATGGGATATATGTACTTAGTTCTTGTTGATGCATATTCCAAGTGGccaattgttaaaataatgaaaaagacCACAGCTGGCCATACCATTGATGTGCTGAGAGCTATATTTGCGGACTATGGTGTGTGTGATGAACTAGTGAGCGACAATGGCCCGCAATTTGTAAGCGAAGAGTTTCGCCATTTCTTGCGAATGAATggtgttaaacaaacatttagtgCGCCATATCATCCTCGTACAAACGGGCTAGCTGAGAAGTTTGTTCAAACTTTGAAACAGGCTTTAAAAGCTGCGAAGCATGACCAAGGTACAATAGCAATAAAGGTTTCGAAGTTTTTGCTACAATACAGAAATGCGGAACATGCAACTACGAAAGAGTCGCCTGCAAAACTGTTCTTGGGTCGTTCGCTTGTTACAAGACTTGACAAAATCAAGCCAAACCTACAGAAGCGCGTTGAAAGTGAACAGGCTAAAATGGTTCGTTCGGTTAATGACAGACAATTTGACATTGGTCAAAGTGTGGCTGTACGGGATTATCGAGCGGGAAGAGACAAATGGGTTTCTGGTAAAATCGATAGCAAAACTGGTCCTGTTTCGTATATAGTGGAAATTGTTCCTGGTGTTACTTGGCGTAGGCATGCTGACCAAATTCGTGCTTCATCGGAAAATGTTCCAGTCACGCGTGATGTGTTGATCCCTATTTTACCTATTACTGATACTCCGATTCAAGTACCTGCAAGTGCTAGTGCAGGAGTGGTTCCAGCAGCTTCTAGTCCCACTCTACCACAGGCACCGATGACTgcaactacagggacaacccCAGACAAGTCTCCAGATGTAGTTCCTGAGCGTCGGTATCCAGTGCGAGAAAGAAGAACACCTGTTAGACTTGATTTATAATTTGATCACTAGTGCTTAATAGGGCATAATAATCCCTTGGTGATCATTATTGAATGAATAATCAATCATTATTGCTGTAATgatgtatgtttaaacatttctaacatacctgtttctttattgtttagaataatgaaaactgtttgtttagTTGAAATTACTGTATATTTTGATgtaaattgcaaacataataatacttcatttatACTAGTTAAGGATGTGCATATGTGTTACATGAAACAGTTGGTTAAATATAGTATTATTACTAGctttaaacattgaacattatCATACCTTTTCAAGGACATTTTGCAGTGAATTACCATCAGTTCTGTAAATAACTTGAAAgcacattttgtaaatgtatgtttattatgtcCATGCTATGTTCTTTTAGATATGTTTAAGTTCTTCTGTTCAAACTTTTTAAGTTGGGAGGTATGTGTTATGTATGCTGACAAGCCTTTAAAAAATCTAACTTAAGAGTGGAATGTAACCTACGGTGTCGAAGTAAATTGTAACCTCGCAATGGCGTTGCTTATCATTCTAATGTAATTGAATATGAGTACATAGCACGATGCACTTTTTGTCTTGCGGCCCAACCTTGCAGACAAAACCCACTGCATGGTTTTCGTGCTGGACGCTTCGTCCCTTGACGGTCTGACCGCTGAAATACTGCAAAAGTTTCGTGTCCTGAAAATGTTCTGTATCAGGAAAGGTAACTAGACTTATAGCGTTTTGATGAATAcaatgtgtatgaaataaagGGACAATGTCAGGGACACTTCACCCTGCATACTTATGTGTCCTTTTGTagatttaagaaatgtttcGATTGATTggaaattaaatttgatttttattaataattaagtCCATATTATGCaaacgtttaaaaaataatggcaCCCTtcccgtggttacaattaattatatacTAATTCATTTGGGAATTGAAGCAACATATGTCTGACATGCTGTCAAATTTTAGGCGTATCCCAAGCAGTTCTCCTGACTCACGTTGAACTGATAGACCCGGATGTTGGCAAGGATTTGGAAACCGTCTTCAAGAGCGCCCATGTTGCAGAGAGTGTCAAGAAAGTATCAGATCTTATTGGACTTCCGCGAAACTCCATCCATCCCGTGAAGAACTATAAATGTGAAGTCGCCTCCGATGAAAAGATCAACTGTCTGGCTCTGCTTGCTCTCCAACAAATTCTTTACGCTGCGGAGGATGGAGTAGAAAATTTGCTGATGAAGAGAGAATCCACCAGTAACAAACCTGGCAGAGAACTAGTGGAGGTTTGCGGCTCCGGGGAAGACTGGACCGCGGCGATTTGACCACGATGACACGATTTTCAAAGTGTCGGAAGATTTATATAGACTACTCGTACAAGTGACGGATCTTTTTGTTGTCTAAGCTATTTAACTTTGTAAGGACCACTCATCTAAGTGACTGACCTTTGTTTTGACGACTTATCCAAGTtactaaatcattaagaaatgaGCACCTCGTGGGATGAATATTATCCAAGAATGATTATTAtcgaaaatataaattttatcttttgtttttgtttatatacttaAAGAAATGTTTCTATTCGTACTATAGCAGTGGTTATACatattaacaattatatatagCTCGATTATTTCTTCCATATTACGTTGGagcaaattattataaaacGCACCTTTGATGAAACAATTAAATGCctttaaacaaatgtaagtTTAATGTGTGACTAACAATTGCATTTGATTgctgtaaatataattattcacaACTTGACAAGAAAACACAGAGTACCAAAGTagaaagacatttttttgttcaaacaaaaagataaattaaacaCGAGTATGAAACTGAACAACACAGGATACACGGACACACAACATTTCGGCGTTTTGAAGTACATACAACTCACAAATCATTACTAAACGAATTGAAATGCCAAcattagtattatatatatatacagttccAGCATATATTGTGTTATTAGTAGTTATAGTTTCCCATAGcgtgttacaaaatattttgctgtCTTAGCAAAACCATTTTAATTTCTTTCGTTAACTAACGCCTATTAAATTAAGTGATTCGGTCTCCTTTggaattgtttaaataatatttcaaatgaataaaggCAATATATCATTGACGTATGTAaccattatcaataaaaaacaattgctTCTAGTAAAGTTTCGTTTAAAGGGAACAGATTgttaagtttgattttttttaaagttttcaccGAGAGTTTTTATGacttttaagaaacaaattgataaaatttgcTATAGagtaaaacttgttttaatacccctttaaatatatcatatcacAATAGTACCGCCATTatggtgttattcaaaaatgtaatccataCAAAAAGGATACAATTgttgtattgataattttaacATGGAAATAATCtagattaaatgttaatatcTTAAATACACTAACACATATTTGCTTCCTAGTGATGGATGGCTTGCCTTAAATACAAGCACGAGTTATTCAATTAGTTCAATCTAAAACACTTCGTGTTTAgtttatatcaaatgtattaaacacgttatataaaaagttaaaagcTACAGAGCctcgttttttttgttttaaaatgaactagtttaataaattgtaatatCGTATAATCGATATTTACTAAGTAACatcatttaaagtaaaatctAAAGTTTTACTTGCAAACACATGTACAGTAACTGACCATTAATGCCGTGATGTTCGGAATAGAGGGTAAACTTTACACTACTCagatatattaattaattcgaAAAAGTGACCGTACGATACAAGTGCATTGGTTGGATGCCCCCGATTGTCCACAGCTTCGGACCCAGTGATCGAATCATGTTATTATTCTAATTCCCTATTTTATCGTTTCATAAAAGTTCATGTCTTAACTAAtcaccttgatttgtttttagaattgttcataaaagttttacattttatacacatACAAAACCGGCTACTGGTTCTTTACCCATATAAGTTTTGCGATAACGCCGATCTAATTCGATACAGTTTGTACGGAAGGCGTAAAACTATCTTGATGTATGGGGCACAGTTATTGCCAAAGAATTCATAATTTAAACAGATGATCACATACAGTAAGGTATATTATTCCTAGTGAATTAAGTATTACTTATCTAATATACTCACTCGTACATATAACTGTacctactttcgtttttgacatttaacctCATGCATACTGGTTGACGatacatttccgaacagggcacaaatcccgaacaccagctaaaacacgcgtttgtttaccgtgatcgattattcgatgatctagatcaatacaaagGCTTGCCTTGGTTACatttgcgaagtttcatcttgttttgttgagtatttttctaaaaaaatgtcattcaatatttataccttaaagatcaaaatgtagcacacggggaatgacgtcagagggcgcacgcgcatctttaggttttgcagttatgttgacctgcatttatgatataaatttataaatagaaatcacgctttacatttaaatttcatgttttgaaaaaacatcggaaacaataaataactttgcagctaagtgtttatttaatatagtatacttattaataataattgtatgaccatgtattttcgcttttcaagtgttcggtatttgtgccctccatagcataaatttaaaggtaatttactgtctataaaatgaacgattttcgacataaaattggtgagatcgtgaatctgtactttgacagatgttgtcacattaaccaaagatgtttcatatgCAATTTTAACTTGctaactctccaagataattgtgaaaaacctcgaaaagtgttcggatttgtgaccttagccagtagatagttttaataataataagtgttgGTCATTCATTTCAAAGTTAAATACATTTGATGTTTGGctcatttcattttcatgcaTGTACTCTATGTTCATTtcacagtcacatgcatgtaatatacatgtatgttcatttCAACGTCAAGTACTTAATGTTTGTGCTCATTtcacagtcacatgcatgttgtatgggttcgtTTCACAGTCACATTtcacagtcacatgcatgttgtatgggttcatgtcatagtcacatgcatgttgtatgggttcatttcacagtcacatgcatgttgtatgggttcatttCACAGTCATATGCATGTTGTATGGATTCATTtcacagtcacatgcatgttgtattgGTTTATTtcacagtcacatgcatgttgtatggaTTCATTTCACAGTCACATGCATATTGTATGGGTACATGTCAAtgtcacatgcatgttgtatggaTTCATTtcacagtcacatgcatgttgtatgggtaCCTGTCAATGTCACATGCCACGCATTCTCAATAAAGAGGTGCAGCTTGAATTTCAGGCTGTCGTCGGTATTTTTTGGAATGTACACTCACTAAAGTGACAGTTTTAATAGTTGGCAAGTTACTTGGTATAACaacaaactaaattaaatataaaacacttttttgatGGTTGTGTATGTTTTTCCACAGCACGGAAACCTGACCAATTAGAAAGGTTTGTTACTGTCGCTTTGACAAAAATCAAACTGCAAGTTTGTTAATAAACCAATAATTACAAACATCAATCAATAATAGTGATAGCTCATGACGGTCGTATATCTAGTTGGTGCTAATATagttttcatttacata encodes:
- the LOC128223408 gene encoding uncharacterized protein K02A2.6-like, producing the protein MESANKDVQELHRKTETVHKVVHRQKAKKTQKVPNRQTKCCHCYRSNHNAKDCRFKNATCFQCKGKGHIVPACPQKQKKDFKVHNVDEESSDEIEDCLYSMEVDAKRRARSGPIWVNPAINGKVVKMELDTGSGVSVISKRDFQKLFPNKRLLPTKLVLKTYSGEQINPCGIMKCKVTLNEQAEVLDLYVVENENRPLFGREWLKVLKLDWSSIKTLQVDNAEVKVKALKAKYKSVFSKDLDTVKGVKAHLKVKENTTPKFVKARTVPFAMKPKIEKELEKLVDDGVLEKVTHSQWATPIVPVPKPKDDSIRICGDFKVTVNPVLDIDHYPLPRIEEIFASLGKGKKFTKIDLKNAYLQIEVDDDSKEMLTISTHKGLFRYNRLVFGIASAPAIFQRNIEQIMADIPGVQIILDDMIITGETSELHLQTLGRVLQRLEEYNLRVNEGKCEFFKDKVQFCGHEIDSHGLHKTGEKMRAIVDAPEITNVKQLRAFLGIVQYYARFLHNLATILHPLHQLLKKDVKWKWTPKCEDAVKTVKTMITSDLVLMNFDPTIPVILACDASAYGLGAVLSHKLPDGTERPIAFASRTLNSAEQNYSQIDKEATALVWGVKKFHTYLYGNKFTLVTDHKPLLAIFSPRKGLSSTTGARLQRYALFLSGYIYDIQYKSTTSHGNCDSLSRLPLKETEINKLDATEEFLNSLIDKLPVTCSQIASATRKDPVLSKVYEIVSTGSIGVDTSDLELKPYLNRRTELSLHQGCVMWGNREIILSSLRNQVMEELHSGHVGIVKMKSLARSYAWWPNLDSELEELTKHCSGCMANRPSPKESPIHPWEFPKKPWSRVHIDFAGPFMGYMYLVLVDAYSKWPIVKIMKKTTAGHTIDVLRAIFADYGVCDELVSDNGPQFVSEEFRHFLRMNGVKQTFSAPYHPRTNGLAEKFVQTLKQALKAAKHDQGTIAIKVSKFLLQYRNAEHATTKESPAKLFLGRSLVTRLDKIKPNLQKRVESEQAKMVRSVNDRQFDIGQSVAVRDYRAGRDKWVSGKIDSKTGPVSYIVEIVPGVTWRRHADQIRASSENVPVTRDVLIPILPITDTPIQVPASASAGVVPAASSPTLPQAPMTATTGTTPDKSPDVVPERRYPVRERRTPVRLDL
- the LOC128223409 gene encoding interferon-induced protein 44-like, which translates into the protein MVFVLDASSLDGLTAEILQKFRVLKMFCIRKGVSQAVLLTHVELIDPDVGKDLETVFKSAHVAESVKKVSDLIGLPRNSIHPVKNYKCEVASDEKINCLALLALQQILYAAEDGVENLLMKRESTSNKPGRELVEVCGSGEDWTAAI